The Amycolatopsis methanolica 239 nucleotide sequence GCGGCGCGATGGCGATGCTGATTCGCACCGAGCTGGCGCGCCCAGGGCAGCAGTTCCTGTCGCAGGAGCAGTACAACCAGCTGTTCACCATGCACGGCACGATCATGCTGCTGCTGTACGCGACCCCGATCCTGTTCGGGTTCGCGAACTTCGTCATGCCGCTGCAGATCGGTTCGCCGGACGTGGCGTTCCCGCGGTTGAACGCCTTCTCCTACTGGCTGTACCTGTTCGGTGGCATCATCACCGTCTCCGGCTTCCTGACCCCGGGTGGCGCGGCCGACTTCGGCTGGTTCGCCTACACCCCGCTGTCGGACGCCATCCACTCGCCGGGCATCGGCGCGGACATGTGGATCGCCGGCCTCGCGGTCTCCGGTCTGGGCACCATCCTCGGCGCGGTCAACATGGTCACCACGATCGTGTGCCTCCGCGCGCCCGGTATGACCATGTTCCGGATGCCCATCTTCACCTGGAACATCCTGGTCACCAGCATCCTGGTGCTGCTCGCCTTCCCGATCCTCACCGCGGCGCTGATGGGCCTGATGGCCGACCGGCACATCGGGGCGCACGTGTTCGACCCGGCCAACGGCGGCGTGATCCTCTGGCAGCACCTGTTCTGGTTCTTCGGGCACCCCGAGGTGTACATCGTCGCGCTGCCGTTCTTCGGCATCGTCTCCGAGATCATCCCGGTGTTCTCGCGCAAGCCGATCTTCGGCTACAAGGGTCTGGTCTTCGCGACGCTGGGCATCGCGGCGCTGTCGGTCGCGGTGTGGGCGCACCACATGTACGCCACCGGCGCCGTGCTGCTGCCGTTCTTCTCCTTCATGACCTTCCTGATCGCGGTCCCGACCGGTGTCAAGTTCTTCAACTGGATCGGCACCATGTGGAAGGGCCAGCTGAGCTTCGAGACGCCGATGATCTTCTCGGTCGGCTTCCTC carries:
- the ctaD gene encoding cytochrome c oxidase subunit I, with amino-acid sequence MTAVAPQPIVTRPYPARQEAKGSLLLRLFRTTDHKQIGIMYLVTSFAFFMVGGAMAMLIRTELARPGQQFLSQEQYNQLFTMHGTIMLLLYATPILFGFANFVMPLQIGSPDVAFPRLNAFSYWLYLFGGIITVSGFLTPGGAADFGWFAYTPLSDAIHSPGIGADMWIAGLAVSGLGTILGAVNMVTTIVCLRAPGMTMFRMPIFTWNILVTSILVLLAFPILTAALMGLMADRHIGAHVFDPANGGVILWQHLFWFFGHPEVYIVALPFFGIVSEIIPVFSRKPIFGYKGLVFATLGIAALSVAVWAHHMYATGAVLLPFFSFMTFLIAVPTGVKFFNWIGTMWKGQLSFETPMIFSVGFLVTFLFGGLTGILLAAPAIDFHVSDSYFVVAHFHYVLYGTIVFATFAGIYFWFPKITGRMLDEKLGKLHFWTTFLGFHATFLVQHWLGAEGMPRRYADYLASDGFTTLNTISTIGAYILGASTLPFIYNVFKSYRYGELVTVDDPWGYGNSLEWATSCPPPRHNFTELPRIRSERPAFELHYPHMVERMHHEGEIGFFGKPKVHAGVKAPSQALTDAVIPGDHDKDNASEQ